ACTCCTGTTGTTGGTGCACTATGTTCACAACGGGAATCAAAATTAAATAGCCTACTTAGGGTATCAAGTCCACTGATGGCTTTTTGCCAAGAAAATATGCTCCGTATCTACTCGATCAGCGATAGTGGTTCTTTTAATGTTCAGTCTGAACAAGACAATACAACACCTCAATTCTGTATCGTCGCCGAGGGTTACATTAATGATGTATATATTAATACATTTGGACAGTTGACTAGTAATTAAACCCCAATATTTATCAGTGCTAATCTAAAGCTTTTAACAGGTTAATTACAATAATCTTTATGCCGTTATTTGGTACTTGATGTAGCGTAGCCATAGGACTCAATGATTCTTTGAGCACTATGGCTGCTTAGGAAGCGTAAAAACTCGCGAGCTGCGGCGTTAGTGTTGCCTCGGCTCAGTAACGCCGCGTCCTGTTTTATTGGTCTATGATATTCCCTCGGAACAAGCCAAAAAGAGCCTGTTTTTAAATGGTTTCCATCCATAATTTGAGAAAACGCAATAAAACCTATTTGGGCATTACCAGTACGCACAAACTGGTAGGTTTGTGCGATATTTTCTCCCTGCACCCATTTGGCTTTGGTCTTATCGTGCAGCTGTAGGCTCTTCAATGTATCAACAGCAGCGACACCGTAAGGAGCAAGTTTTGGATTAGCAAGCGCGAGCTTATTAAAACTCCCCATCTTTAATACTTCTGGGTTATTTTTGATCAACTTTGAGTTTGCAGACCATAGAGCCAGCCTTCCGATGGCATAAGTCGCGATCTTATCAGGTACAACGAACCCTTCTTTTTCGAGCTTTGCAGGTATTGTTTGATCCGCCGATAAAAAGATATCAAACGGCGCGCCATGTCTTATTTGCGCATAGAATTTACCAGAGGCACCAAAAGATAAAAGGACTTTGTGACCGCTAGACTGTTCAAAAACTTTGGTAATATCTAGCATCGTATTTTTGAAATTGGAGGCAACAGCTACATGAACATTTTCAGCAAAAAGAGAGTGGCTTAGCCCTAAAAAAATCGCAATAAGCAGCGTCTTATGTACCATAATATATTTTTCCGATAGGCTCTAGATCGTAATGCCTATGCTGTAGTATAAACTGGTACGTTGTAATCTTGCACAAGTATCGCGTTAAAATGAACATCACTGTTCAGTTAATACTCATTTCATGAGGTGGTAGGTGGTTTATCAAGTGAGTCGAGTTATTTTTCTCATATTAGTTCTAGGTGGCTCTGCTGTAGCAGCCGAAAATAAAAACTGGTCTTTTGGAGGGAATTACCGGCTACGATATGAAAACTTAGATAACCCATTTAGGGCGAATATAGAAGACTCTGATCAAGTACTAGCCTCACGATTACTGGCTAGTGTAAAGTTTAATAATGACGGGGTATTTGGCGAATTTGAACTACAGGATTCACGTACATGGTTGGATGATGACAGTACACCTCTAGGTACTGATGACGTTAACCCATTAGAGCCGCTACAAGTTTATATCGGCTGGCGAAACAAAAATAATTTCTCCGCTAAAGTTGGTCGCCTAACCCTTAATATTGGTAGCCGTCGATTAGTGTCACGTAATGGCTTTCGCAATACAATCAATGCTTTTAGCGGCATGCACACATCATGGATAAAAGATAACTGGCACGCACAAACTTTATATACCCTCCCCCTACAACGCCGTCCTAGCGATCGTTTAGCCTTGGACAACAACGAAATTCAAATCGATAAGCATTACTCGGGAATTCATTTTGCGGGTATACACGTAACCCGAGAAAAGCAAAACAAAGAGTTGTTAGAGCTCTACTATTTTATGCTAGATGAGGAAGATCAAGCTAATTTAAATACAAGAAACCGCGCACTCAACACTTTAGGCCTAAGGTTATTACAACCGAAAAAACTTTCACACTGGGATTATGAATTTGAAGCGGCATATCAATTTGGTGAGGCACGAACAAATAGATCCGTTTCTAATACCAATGACTTAGACGTAAATGCAGGCTTTATTCATGTTCACCTTGCTTATCAATTTAACAGCTTATGGTTTTCTAGAATAGTTCTGCAAGCAGATTATGCCAGCGGTGATAAAGATCCCAATGATAATAAGTACAACCGCTTTGATACTCTGTTCGGGTCTCGAGGCTTCGAGTACGGGCATACAGGTATATACGGTGCTTTTGCCCGAAGTAATATTTTATCTCCTGGCTTGAGATGGGAATTCCAACCTCGCGATGCACTCTCAGCACTTGTCGGCTATCGCTCAGTTTGGCTAGCCTCTGACAAAGACGCATTAACCACTGCAAATGTCGTTGATCCGAGCGGCAACACCAGCAAGTTTGTCGGACAGCAGTTACAAGTTCGCCTAGATATTAAGTTATCATCATCCATTAAATTTGAAGTCGGTGGGGCTTACTTATTAAAAGGTAGTTTTTTAAAAGATGCTCCTAATGCATCGCCCACTGGTGACACCCATCATATATATTCTCAAGTGGTCGTTAAATTTTAAATCTGCTACAAAATTAGTGGACTGCGGATTTCTTTTTTGCCAAGGCGACCAAAGCATGAGCAAAGGCGCTGTCATCATTAGTGCGCATACCAAGATGAATTTGCTTATAAACACCAGCTTTGCCCAATGCTATTGCTTTTATTGGTAATTGTTCTGCAAACTGATCCACTAGCCAGCGAGGTAATGTTGCTACACCACGATGTGCTGCCACCAGCTGTAGCATAATCTCGGTGGCTTCCACCGTTTTATGCTTTTGGGGCCGACAGTTTGCCGGCAATAAAAATAAGCTGTAAATATCCAAGCGTTCAATATCTACTGGGTATGTATAAAGAACTTGATCTAATAAATCTTCAGGCTCGATAAATTGACGTTGATAAAATGGATGCTCGTGTCCAACAACTAATACCTGTTCATAATCAAAAACAGGAACAAAGGAAATTCCTTTTCGCAATAGGGGATCCGGTGTAACTAATACATCGATGTCGTGATTAAACAGCGCGGCCATTCCACCAAATTGAAATTGTTGTTTCACATCCACATCAACTCCAGGGAATTGCTCAAGAAAATCGTGAACTACGGTAAGCAACCATTGGTAGCAAGGGTGACATTCCATGCCTATGCTCAGGTTACCGCTCTCCCCTTTAGCATACTGTTGCAAACTCTCATCAATTCTCTCGAGCTGAGGTAATAAGCGCCTTGCTTCTCTTAACAAATAGTGTCCAGCCTCCGTTAGTTGAATCTGCCTCCCCTCCTTTCTCCACAAAGACAAGGCAAATTTCGCTTCTAACTTTTTTATGGTGTGACTCAAGGCTGATTGTGTCAGGTTTAATTTATCGGCCGCTGCGGTTAGTGAGCCCTGACGATCTATCTCAAGCATAATCCTTAAGTGCATTCTTTCAATCATTGTTGAACCATGAATAATAGTAATGGGTGCATAGGGATATTACCACTATTCATCATGAGTAGTCCTGTTGATACTGCGATTATTATTAAACCGATACTTTAACAGCAAGACTAATATACTCAGGTATCTCTACATATACCTTCCTATATATTTCGCCATAAATTGAGTACTTACTGGAGTATGATTATATTGGTGTTAGCGGGCTCTAACTTGCTACTTTCTCAAAGAACAAAATGATAAGATTATAGGGGCATTTCACTTATTTCTTTTAAGCAACTATTGCATAAACAACGATCCCAACGTTCAGCAATGAATGCTCTTTGTTTATCTGACAAATGAATGTCGCTGCAATGACAAATCAAAATAGAGCCCATTTTACACTCAAAATCTTTAAGGCAACGGGGACAAACAATAGTCTCATGCTTTGGCATCACTTCTGTATTCCAAGAAATATCTAGGCATATTATATGCTGGCACCAATGGATGAACAAACCCCTTATTATTTAACACGCCAACTATTGTTAGACCATGCCATAATCCTTTAACTGTGCACTTCAAATGTTACGCTTTTCTCACAACCATAGATTTCCGCTGGATAAACAACTAACGAATAGAAATACTATTAACCTGGTGGCTAATTAATATCGAGATGTAGATCAACTATATGGTTATGCCCGTCGTCGAAACAATTAACAATAAGCTCGACATCATATTACTATTTTTATTTATTTAACGTCTGGAATTGACGGATAAGTTGTTGTTAATAGATCCTATTTATATGCATGTGTTTTTGTTCTAAAGATCATCATAATTTTGGCAGTTTATATGAAGATAAATAAATATGAATTCTTATTTTCTGAAGTCAAAAGCCTGGAAAAATTCAACGTAATTATTGAAGATATCTTTTATGTCGTATCAAAAACCTTAGTTGGCCTTAAAGAATCGGATATTCGCGACATTATTCAACAGCCTTCAAATGTAGATGTTAGAGCCATGCTGATGAGACATGGAAATAAGACGGTTGGCTTTGTTATCGTTCAAAGAATAGATGTGACAATAGAAAACAAGGTTATCAGTGTTTTTCAATCGGTGGCGAGTGTGCTGCCAAAATATCGTACAGTGATAAACTTATCAAGTTACGTAAATGAGGTGGCGCTAAAACATAAGTTTTGTTTTCCTTTTCGCGAGATATTCTGTCTAGGTTTTTACACTTCACCGTCCATTTATGATGCTTTTCAAAAAGACTACTATGAGTTTTACCTCACAGTAGCCAATGAAATGCCAAAAAACTGTAAAAAAGTTATTGATTACTTAATACAAGAAGTTGAAAAAAATAAGAGCTCATTAGAATCTTCTATTGCTCTAATGGATAACTCACAATTCTCATATTTTACCAACGTTATTTCAAAAGTAGGTTATAAAGACCATTGTGGCATTTGTATTTTAATCCCTTTTTCTTGGCAAAATATTGGGATGAGTATTCTCAAAAAGATGAAAGCGCAAAAGCTTTTAACTAGAGAACGGATAATACAAACAAAAAACAAAACTTTTTTAACTGAAAAATAGTATTGTCCTCTCGTATAAGTATTTGAAAATAAATAAGCACCCTATTCTACTAGATCGATCGCACCTTTAGCCATTCTACCATTGGAATGGGCAACACCTTTTACAATTCTCTTTTTCCAACCAAAGTCACTTCCCAATATTTTTGCTTGTTTTAGCCCTTCTTCATAAAAAGATAAGCCTCGGGCAAATCTCTGTGCTCCTTGACGCATAGCCTGGGGAGTTCTACGTAAGCTTTCATGATGAATATCTGTATCCTGATCCCCTAACAAAACCACAACATCTTTACTTAGAGCTGTTTTTAAGTGCTCTTTCGATACACCAGAATTCTTGAGTCCATATGGGTAGATTTCATTTAGGCTGGGAAGTGTGTACCAACCGGCATTGGCGGCAATGTAACGTTTTACACGAGCATTAGGCTTATAATAAAGATAACGATGAACAAACTGTGAGCCGGCGGAATGGCCATATATGGTGTAGTGTGTTTGCTTGCTCTTGATAGCTAGAACAACTGTGTCAAAAATAGACTCGATAGACGAAAACGTCCATTTTTCTTCCTTTCGTAAAGCATGGTCATTAGCAAAGACATAACCCAAGTTATAGTGTTTAGACGAAGGGAAATCTGCTTTAGAGAATTCTGGAGCGATAACGATGACGCCCTTGTTTTGTGCTAAGGGTTGCCACTCTTTAAGATATCTATGAGCGCCTCGCTTTGCACCATGCATCATGATAAGGATGGGAGCTTTTTTCATATCTACGCCCTTAGGCAAAAACACCCATACTGGGATTTTGGGGCCTGCCCA
The Agarilytica rhodophyticola genome window above contains:
- the modA gene encoding molybdate ABC transporter substrate-binding protein produces the protein MVHKTLLIAIFLGLSHSLFAENVHVAVASNFKNTMLDITKVFEQSSGHKVLLSFGASGKFYAQIRHGAPFDIFLSADQTIPAKLEKEGFVVPDKIATYAIGRLALWSANSKLIKNNPEVLKMGSFNKLALANPKLAPYGVAAVDTLKSLQLHDKTKAKWVQGENIAQTYQFVRTGNAQIGFIAFSQIMDGNHLKTGSFWLVPREYHRPIKQDAALLSRGNTNAAAREFLRFLSSHSAQRIIESYGYATSSTK
- a CDS encoding alginate export family protein, with the translated sequence MSRVIFLILVLGGSAVAAENKNWSFGGNYRLRYENLDNPFRANIEDSDQVLASRLLASVKFNNDGVFGEFELQDSRTWLDDDSTPLGTDDVNPLEPLQVYIGWRNKNNFSAKVGRLTLNIGSRRLVSRNGFRNTINAFSGMHTSWIKDNWHAQTLYTLPLQRRPSDRLALDNNEIQIDKHYSGIHFAGIHVTREKQNKELLELYYFMLDEEDQANLNTRNRALNTLGLRLLQPKKLSHWDYEFEAAYQFGEARTNRSVSNTNDLDVNAGFIHVHLAYQFNSLWFSRIVLQADYASGDKDPNDNKYNRFDTLFGSRGFEYGHTGIYGAFARSNILSPGLRWEFQPRDALSALVGYRSVWLASDKDALTTANVVDPSGNTSKFVGQQLQVRLDIKLSSSIKFEVGGAYLLKGSFLKDAPNASPTGDTHHIYSQVVVKF
- a CDS encoding LysR family transcriptional regulator — encoded protein: MIERMHLRIMLEIDRQGSLTAAADKLNLTQSALSHTIKKLEAKFALSLWRKEGRQIQLTEAGHYLLREARRLLPQLERIDESLQQYAKGESGNLSIGMECHPCYQWLLTVVHDFLEQFPGVDVDVKQQFQFGGMAALFNHDIDVLVTPDPLLRKGISFVPVFDYEQVLVVGHEHPFYQRQFIEPEDLLDQVLYTYPVDIERLDIYSLFLLPANCRPQKHKTVEATEIMLQLVAAHRGVATLPRWLVDQFAEQLPIKAIALGKAGVYKQIHLGMRTNDDSAFAHALVALAKKKSAVH
- a CDS encoding cysteine-rich CWC family protein; translated protein: MPKHETIVCPRCLKDFECKMGSILICHCSDIHLSDKQRAFIAERWDRCLCNSCLKEISEMPL
- a CDS encoding alpha/beta hydrolase, producing the protein MSRYLYRRLSHYFIKISTLLLVLYIHSGYSEEIKGYFNNIESPLLSGNEQLKAGDINRFIFSDWAGPKIPVWVFLPKGVDMKKAPILIMMHGAKRGAHRYLKEWQPLAQNKGVIVIAPEFSKADFPSSKHYNLGYVFANDHALRKEEKWTFSSIESIFDTVVLAIKSKQTHYTIYGHSAGSQFVHRYLYYKPNARVKRYIAANAGWYTLPSLNEIYPYGLKNSGVSKEHLKTALSKDVVVLLGDQDTDIHHESLRRTPQAMRQGAQRFARGLSFYEEGLKQAKILGSDFGWKKRIVKGVAHSNGRMAKGAIDLVE